The proteins below come from a single Leptospirillum ferriphilum genomic window:
- a CDS encoding outer membrane beta-barrel protein — MNPITVTPMANRGIFLFLILVITLVFSKPVTVMADADSGGPPSQPASGTSSAPPGSASPTQSSPAPAANQTTSSGNQPPSPTPTPLPDMLIPSANIHFKGFIDTYAQYNPTDASYSNFRPYDFGANSFNVNMAQLKLWRPDDDGVGFVLRTDFGPGAMASGQNFYPGFFGTRGTSNGTTGTMPWSMFWLEEAYINFWIPDTNKELEMDSGQFQTLANFEVIQPTGNWTASLGYTFFLGPYTHTGVRFHYAPGGNNNIYFGVNNGWNTSFQDDQGSDFQDFEVAYIGNPVSWLNLNFTGLFGPQIRNNYPGGFPLVSDLSANPDANVPTWRNYGAFVIEVGPVDHFWIVTDESYGWQAQGAYSSTGAGGVPIGPATWYSSENFLRYDINDTMDVVARYEVYYDLNGFMTGTGVPTAINDESIDFQWNFLPNVMSRIEYRHDNANQPLYNSNVYGIASGSANPGNHGPAIFSMDTVDLELTYMF; from the coding sequence ATGAATCCAATAACGGTCACACCAATGGCCAATCGCGGCATCTTCTTGTTCTTGATTCTCGTCATCACGCTTGTCTTCTCAAAACCGGTCACGGTCATGGCCGATGCGGACTCCGGAGGCCCCCCCTCCCAACCGGCTTCGGGGACTTCCTCCGCCCCCCCCGGATCCGCCTCCCCCACCCAGTCTTCTCCCGCTCCCGCGGCGAACCAGACGACCTCTTCCGGGAACCAGCCCCCGTCCCCCACCCCGACACCTCTTCCGGACATGCTGATCCCGTCGGCAAACATCCACTTCAAGGGATTTATTGATACGTACGCCCAGTACAACCCGACCGACGCAAGCTATTCGAACTTCCGCCCCTACGACTTCGGCGCCAACTCCTTCAATGTCAACATGGCCCAGCTGAAACTCTGGCGGCCGGACGACGACGGCGTCGGATTCGTTCTCCGCACCGACTTCGGGCCCGGTGCCATGGCCAGCGGACAGAATTTCTACCCCGGATTCTTCGGAACACGGGGAACGTCGAACGGCACCACCGGCACCATGCCCTGGTCGATGTTCTGGCTGGAAGAGGCCTACATCAATTTCTGGATTCCGGACACCAACAAGGAACTCGAGATGGACTCCGGACAGTTCCAGACACTCGCGAACTTCGAGGTGATCCAGCCCACCGGCAACTGGACGGCGTCCCTGGGATACACCTTTTTTCTGGGTCCTTACACGCACACGGGCGTGCGCTTCCATTATGCTCCGGGGGGGAACAACAACATTTATTTCGGGGTGAACAACGGGTGGAACACGAGCTTCCAGGACGACCAGGGAAGCGACTTCCAGGACTTCGAGGTGGCCTATATCGGGAATCCCGTGTCCTGGCTGAACCTGAACTTCACCGGATTGTTCGGACCCCAGATCCGGAACAATTATCCGGGCGGCTTTCCGCTGGTCTCCGACCTTTCGGCCAACCCGGACGCCAACGTCCCCACCTGGCGGAACTACGGAGCGTTCGTCATCGAAGTGGGACCCGTCGATCACTTCTGGATCGTCACCGACGAATCCTATGGCTGGCAGGCCCAGGGGGCCTACAGTTCGACCGGCGCCGGCGGGGTTCCCATCGGTCCGGCCACCTGGTATTCGAGCGAAAACTTTCTGCGCTACGACATCAACGACACGATGGACGTGGTGGCGCGCTATGAAGTCTACTACGACCTGAACGGCTTCATGACCGGTACCGGCGTTCCCACGGCGATCAACGACGAATCGATCGACTTTCAGTGGAACTTCCTCCCCAACGTCATGAGCCGCATCGAATACCGGCACGACAACGCCAATCAGCCCCTCTATAACAGCAACGTCTACGGGATCGCCAGCGGGTCGGCGAATCCGGGAAACCACGGACCGGCGATTTTCAGCATGGATACGGTCGATCTGGAGCTCACCTACATGTTCTGA
- the kdpC gene encoding K(+)-transporting ATPase subunit C: MRQSLMATLFLMVVCGVVYPLVVTGIARLLFPEPASGSLLASGDGTISGSWLIAQGFQKPGYFHPRPSAALTPDGSSPLPYDAAFSSPSNVGPDTKQEIKSVTDTANAYRKENGLPAETPVPVDAVTASGSGLDPDISLANALLQVPRVAKARNIDPSVLRALIDRVKDNPQFGFLGTRRVNVLRLNLALDALTQTIPAPAK; this comes from the coding sequence ATCCGGCAATCCCTGATGGCCACCCTGTTCCTGATGGTTGTCTGCGGGGTGGTCTACCCTCTCGTCGTCACGGGCATCGCCCGCCTTCTCTTCCCCGAGCCGGCATCGGGGAGTCTCCTGGCATCCGGAGACGGAACCATTTCCGGATCCTGGCTGATCGCCCAGGGTTTTCAGAAACCCGGGTATTTTCATCCCAGACCGTCTGCTGCCCTGACGCCTGACGGGTCGAGTCCTCTTCCTTACGATGCGGCGTTTTCTTCTCCGTCGAACGTCGGCCCCGACACCAAACAGGAAATCAAAAGCGTGACGGATACGGCCAACGCCTACCGAAAAGAAAACGGACTGCCGGCGGAGACGCCGGTTCCGGTCGATGCGGTCACCGCTTCGGGCTCCGGACTTGATCCCGATATCAGTCTCGCCAACGCCCTTCTTCAGGTCCCGCGCGTCGCCAAAGCCCGGAATATCGATCCGTCCGTTCTCCGGGCCCTCATTGATCGGGTCAAGGACAATCCGCAGTTCGGTTTTCTGGGAACGCGCCGGGTCAATGTCCTTCGATTGAACCTGGCACTGGACGCATTGACGCAAACGATTCCGGCGCCGGCAAAATAA
- the kdpA gene encoding potassium-transporting ATPase subunit KdpA has protein sequence MIANDWIQILVSLGVIVLLSPLVGRYLAWIFQSPHLSLEKGLYRLLGLDADREMGWKEYASTLLVSNGFFFMAGYLVLWAQGVLPLNPRNLPPLTPEVAFNTAASFVTNTNWQAYAGEAQLSNFSQMVAITFLMFVGANTGLASLVAIIRGFVREGSATIGNFWSDFFRFFLRAFLPACFLLALVHVEQGTPQTMTTSITAKTLEGATQTLIVGPVASLESVKNLGTNGGGFYNANGAHPYENPTPLTNTLEFLEMGVFTFSLPFFFGRMIGRPRQGQVFFAVIFALYVAGLGLVEYSEKMPNPLFRTAAITQKTTPLQDGGNMEGKETRFGITQTSLFSNTTIAATTGAVDASMDSMNPVAVLVYLVHMFLNEEPGGKGVGFAGLLKEAILAIFLAGLMVGRTPEFLGKKIESREIKLAALSLLVTPILVLWLTGISLLLPAGKSSIDNPGPHGFMEVLYAFASGNANNGSAMAGLNVSTPYYAITIGLEMLLSRFLPLLPLLALAGALARKRTLPENAGTFRTDTPLFVVLLLGFMVLFAALTFFPPLILGPLLEHLSMLHRIAF, from the coding sequence ATGATTGCAAATGACTGGATTCAGATTCTCGTTTCCCTGGGGGTGATTGTCCTGCTGTCTCCCCTCGTGGGCCGCTATCTTGCCTGGATTTTCCAGAGCCCCCATCTCTCCCTCGAAAAGGGACTCTACCGGCTTCTCGGCCTGGATGCCGACCGGGAAATGGGGTGGAAGGAGTATGCAAGCACCCTGCTTGTTTCCAACGGTTTTTTCTTTATGGCCGGCTACCTTGTTCTCTGGGCGCAGGGAGTCCTTCCCCTGAACCCCCGGAATCTTCCCCCCCTGACGCCGGAAGTCGCCTTCAACACCGCAGCAAGCTTCGTCACCAACACAAACTGGCAGGCTTATGCGGGGGAAGCCCAGCTGTCCAACTTTTCCCAGATGGTGGCGATCACGTTTCTGATGTTTGTCGGAGCAAACACGGGGCTTGCCAGCCTGGTGGCGATCATCCGGGGATTTGTCCGGGAAGGAAGTGCCACCATCGGAAACTTCTGGTCGGACTTTTTCCGGTTTTTCCTGCGCGCTTTTCTGCCCGCCTGCTTTCTTCTGGCGCTCGTCCATGTGGAGCAGGGGACTCCCCAGACAATGACGACGTCCATCACGGCAAAAACCCTGGAAGGGGCGACCCAGACCCTGATTGTGGGTCCGGTGGCCTCCCTCGAATCGGTCAAGAACCTCGGGACAAACGGTGGAGGGTTTTACAACGCCAACGGTGCCCACCCCTACGAGAATCCGACCCCACTGACCAATACTCTGGAGTTTCTGGAAATGGGAGTTTTCACCTTTTCCCTGCCCTTTTTTTTCGGCCGGATGATCGGTCGCCCCCGTCAGGGGCAGGTGTTCTTTGCCGTCATTTTCGCGTTATACGTGGCAGGACTGGGTCTCGTCGAATATTCGGAAAAAATGCCCAACCCCCTCTTCCGGACCGCCGCGATCACCCAGAAGACGACCCCTCTCCAGGACGGGGGAAACATGGAAGGCAAGGAAACCCGGTTCGGAATCACACAGACCAGCCTGTTTTCCAACACCACCATCGCAGCCACCACCGGGGCCGTCGATGCCTCCATGGACAGCATGAACCCGGTCGCGGTGCTCGTCTACCTTGTCCACATGTTCCTGAACGAAGAACCCGGCGGAAAAGGGGTGGGATTCGCGGGTCTTTTGAAAGAGGCCATTCTGGCGATTTTTCTTGCCGGACTTATGGTCGGGCGAACCCCGGAATTTCTCGGAAAGAAAATCGAATCCCGGGAGATCAAACTGGCGGCCCTTTCCCTTCTTGTCACGCCGATTCTCGTCCTCTGGCTGACCGGCATTTCCCTGCTCCTGCCCGCCGGAAAAAGCTCGATCGACAATCCGGGACCGCACGGATTCATGGAGGTGCTCTACGCCTTCGCCTCCGGAAATGCCAACAACGGATCCGCCATGGCGGGACTGAACGTTTCGACACCCTATTACGCCATCACGATTGGTCTCGAAATGCTTCTGTCGCGCTTTCTTCCCCTGCTCCCGCTTCTGGCCCTTGCGGGCGCACTGGCCCGAAAAAGGACGCTTCCCGAAAACGCCGGAACGTTCCGGACGGACACACCGCTCTTTGTTGTCCTGCTGCTCGGATTCATGGTCCTGTTCGCCGCCCTGACATTTTTTCCGCCACTGATCCTGGGACCGCTTCTGGAACATCTGTCGATGCTTCACCGGATCGCCTTTTAG
- the kdpB gene encoding potassium-transporting ATPase subunit KdpB, translating to MKKKMLLDQNVILAASLQALAMLNPLKLVKNPVMFVVEIGSVITTFIAIHSLLHPDGELLFTTTVSIWLWLTIGFANFAEALAELQGRAQAESLRSTRADTQARLIGPDGSTRTVPGNTLKKGDQFLVESGEILPTDGEILEGVASIDESAITGESAPVIRESGGDRSGVTGGTRILAGTLRVEVTNNPGETFLDRMISLVEGATRQKTPNEIALTILLVGLTIIFLVVVASIPAFSSYAGVPSSPTVLIALLVCLIPTTIAGLLPAIGIAGIDRAFRANVIAKSGKAVEVAGDIDILLLDKTGTITFGNRQAVQLLPAKGVPALEMARASWLSSLSDDTPEGKSIVSLAASELSSPRVPEGLKAIPFTPETRMSGVNLPEEEIRKGAEDAVRAYTGSSFPPGVAEIIAEIAGSGGTPLVVSRNKTVLGVIHLKDVIKPGLKERFERLRKMGVSTVMVTGDNPLTARAIAREAGLDDFFAQAKPEDKMQLIKKEQEKGRLVAMTGDGTNDAPSLAQADVALAMNSGTQAAKEAGNMVDLDSDPTKIIEVVEIGKQLLMTRGALTTFSIANDVAKYFAILPAMFVVAYPQLHVLNVMKLATPVSAVTSAIIFNALIIPALIPLALRGIRYRPVGASALLRRNLLIYGLGGIIVPFVGIKLIDMVLVLLHFT from the coding sequence ATGAAGAAAAAAATGCTTCTGGACCAAAACGTTATTCTGGCAGCCTCCCTCCAGGCCCTTGCAATGCTGAATCCGCTCAAACTGGTCAAAAATCCCGTCATGTTCGTCGTGGAGATTGGAAGCGTCATCACGACGTTCATCGCCATCCATTCGCTGCTCCATCCGGACGGAGAGCTGCTTTTTACAACCACCGTCTCCATCTGGCTCTGGCTGACAATCGGGTTTGCGAACTTTGCCGAAGCCCTGGCGGAACTTCAGGGGCGCGCCCAGGCGGAAAGCCTGCGTTCGACCCGGGCCGACACCCAGGCACGCCTGATCGGACCGGACGGCAGCACCCGGACTGTTCCGGGCAACACGCTCAAAAAAGGGGACCAGTTTCTCGTCGAATCCGGAGAGATCCTTCCCACCGACGGAGAAATTCTGGAAGGGGTGGCCAGCATCGACGAATCCGCCATTACGGGGGAATCCGCTCCCGTCATCCGGGAATCCGGAGGCGACCGCTCCGGCGTCACCGGAGGAACCCGGATCCTGGCAGGCACTCTCCGGGTCGAAGTCACCAACAACCCGGGAGAAACGTTTCTGGACAGAATGATCTCTCTGGTCGAGGGGGCAACGCGCCAGAAAACGCCGAACGAAATCGCCCTGACGATCCTTCTGGTGGGACTCACGATCATTTTCCTCGTCGTCGTGGCCTCCATTCCGGCGTTTTCGTCCTATGCCGGCGTTCCGTCCTCCCCGACGGTCCTGATCGCCCTTCTCGTCTGTCTGATTCCCACAACCATCGCCGGGCTTCTCCCTGCGATCGGAATCGCGGGTATCGACCGGGCCTTCCGGGCGAACGTTATCGCCAAATCCGGAAAAGCCGTGGAAGTGGCCGGGGATATCGATATCCTGCTCCTGGACAAGACCGGTACGATCACATTCGGAAATCGCCAGGCAGTTCAGCTTCTTCCCGCAAAAGGTGTCCCGGCTCTCGAGATGGCGCGGGCAAGCTGGCTCTCCTCCCTTTCCGATGACACGCCGGAAGGCAAAAGTATCGTGAGCCTTGCCGCATCAGAGCTTTCCTCTCCAAGGGTACCGGAAGGTCTGAAAGCCATCCCCTTCACACCCGAAACGCGCATGAGCGGGGTAAATCTTCCGGAGGAAGAAATCCGGAAGGGGGCGGAAGACGCCGTCCGTGCCTATACCGGGTCGTCTTTTCCTCCGGGAGTGGCGGAAATCATCGCCGAAATCGCCGGCTCGGGAGGAACGCCCCTCGTTGTCTCAAGGAACAAGACCGTTCTGGGAGTCATTCATCTGAAAGACGTGATCAAGCCAGGACTCAAGGAACGATTCGAGAGGCTCCGGAAAATGGGCGTTTCAACCGTCATGGTCACAGGCGACAACCCTCTGACCGCCCGGGCGATCGCCAGGGAAGCAGGACTGGATGATTTTTTTGCCCAGGCCAAACCCGAAGACAAGATGCAACTGATCAAAAAAGAACAGGAAAAAGGCCGCCTGGTCGCCATGACCGGAGACGGCACCAATGACGCCCCCTCCCTGGCCCAGGCAGACGTGGCCCTGGCGATGAACTCGGGAACGCAGGCGGCGAAGGAAGCCGGAAACATGGTCGACCTCGACTCCGACCCGACCAAGATTATCGAGGTGGTCGAAATCGGCAAGCAGCTTCTCATGACCCGTGGCGCCCTCACGACATTCTCCATCGCCAATGATGTCGCCAAGTATTTTGCGATCCTGCCGGCCATGTTCGTGGTGGCCTACCCACAGCTTCATGTCCTGAACGTCATGAAGCTCGCCACGCCCGTCTCTGCGGTCACAAGCGCCATCATCTTCAACGCACTGATCATTCCGGCACTGATCCCTCTGGCGCTCAGAGGGATACGCTACCGGCCCGTCGGAGCGTCGGCCCTGTTGCGGCGCAACCTTCTGATTTACGGTCTCGGGGGGATCATTGTCCCCTTCGTCGGGATCAAGCTGATCGACATGGTTCTCGTTCTTTTGCACTTTACCTGA
- a CDS encoding histidine kinase encodes MSAPGNEDLSARSVLHTLLSMGPGRLKVYLGWAPGVGKSRRALLDLATLKRRGTVPVIGWLEDKGREEIRILAEEFRFVPPREVVVAGKTFREMDVEAILRDSPPIVFVDELARDNPPGSGRLTRWEEVGRLLESGISVVTTLNAMHVHELAPTVSRLLERPVEVTLPLDFLRKADEIVVVDIPPSELRERIRKGMVFPPDQIDLALKGPYREPNLIRLRELTLDFAARVLDAQLVRQGGKKGVYERVLVLVSDHPEAFKSLLGYGGALSRRLGGELLVLHLRKISLLGKRPPLDRTILADMQQAVRENGGKMSVLWTRNFAWTLWRFIQKTGTTRLIMGHAGRVRPWRKSLVRNVLRYFPRIDVEILLLPSLVDLPAIPEPGSGEIPVPEREAGGGRLTLFLGAAAGIGKTYRMLAEAQNLLREGVDLVVGYLETHRRPETEKMAEGLPFLPRIPVYYHGLVLEEMDLDGILARRPRLVLVDELAHSNPPGFRNPKRYQDVFEILSAGIDVFSTLNVQHLETLNDLIEFQTGIRVHETVPDSVLMRVDSLVLVDLTPEALQTRLMEGNVYPPEKVQEALDNFFTKSNLTALRELAMRQVAETARFRMMIRGRGGILLVGVSDRLEDGALIRRGATLSERLGLSMVVLSVTSLHTVPRWRNELESLTRTLSGTFSEESSDRWEEFFVERCRSLRPGLVLLGQSAWRPGMESTAEKIARNLTDTPLLIIPLNIREHRKEVFR; translated from the coding sequence ATGAGTGCACCGGGAAACGAAGATCTTTCCGCGCGATCGGTTCTCCATACGCTTTTGTCGATGGGGCCGGGACGTCTCAAGGTGTATCTGGGATGGGCCCCCGGGGTCGGAAAATCCCGCAGAGCTCTTCTGGACCTGGCCACGTTAAAAAGAAGAGGGACCGTTCCTGTCATCGGGTGGCTCGAAGACAAGGGTCGGGAGGAGATCCGGATTCTGGCCGAGGAATTCCGCTTCGTCCCTCCCAGGGAAGTGGTTGTTGCCGGAAAGACGTTTCGGGAAATGGATGTCGAAGCGATTCTCCGGGACTCTCCGCCGATTGTTTTTGTCGATGAGCTCGCCCGCGACAACCCCCCGGGTTCCGGTCGCCTGACGCGCTGGGAGGAAGTGGGCCGCCTGCTCGAGTCGGGGATCAGTGTCGTCACGACACTCAATGCGATGCATGTTCATGAGCTGGCCCCGACCGTGAGCCGTCTTCTGGAGCGCCCTGTCGAGGTGACACTTCCCCTGGACTTTTTGCGCAAGGCCGACGAAATCGTTGTGGTGGACATTCCGCCGTCCGAACTGCGGGAACGGATCCGCAAGGGAATGGTTTTTCCTCCGGATCAGATCGATCTGGCTCTCAAAGGGCCCTACAGGGAACCGAACCTGATCCGTCTCCGGGAATTGACCCTCGATTTCGCGGCCCGGGTTCTGGATGCACAACTTGTGCGGCAAGGCGGGAAAAAGGGGGTCTATGAACGTGTCCTGGTCCTGGTCTCCGACCATCCGGAGGCGTTCAAAAGCCTTCTCGGTTATGGCGGTGCCCTTTCGCGACGTCTTGGGGGAGAGCTTCTGGTCCTTCATCTTCGCAAGATTTCCCTCCTGGGAAAACGCCCTCCTCTCGACCGGACCATTCTTGCAGACATGCAGCAGGCGGTTCGCGAAAATGGAGGGAAGATGTCTGTCCTCTGGACGAGAAACTTTGCCTGGACGCTCTGGCGGTTTATCCAGAAAACCGGCACCACCCGGCTCATCATGGGGCATGCGGGCCGCGTTCGCCCCTGGCGGAAGTCCCTTGTCCGCAATGTCCTCCGCTACTTCCCCCGCATTGATGTCGAAATCCTGTTGCTGCCGTCGCTTGTGGATCTTCCGGCGATTCCGGAACCGGGGAGCGGGGAAATTCCTGTTCCGGAGCGGGAGGCAGGAGGCGGGAGGCTCACGCTTTTTCTGGGGGCCGCGGCGGGAATCGGAAAAACATACAGGATGCTGGCGGAAGCCCAAAATCTCCTCCGGGAGGGGGTGGATCTGGTTGTGGGATACCTGGAAACCCACCGCCGTCCCGAAACGGAAAAGATGGCGGAGGGGCTTCCCTTTCTTCCCCGCATCCCGGTCTATTATCATGGCCTCGTCCTCGAGGAAATGGATCTGGACGGGATTCTGGCCCGGCGTCCACGCCTCGTTCTCGTGGACGAGCTGGCCCACAGCAATCCTCCCGGATTCCGGAACCCCAAACGGTATCAGGACGTCTTTGAAATCCTGTCCGCCGGTATCGACGTCTTCTCCACCCTGAATGTCCAGCATCTGGAAACGCTGAACGACCTGATCGAGTTCCAGACGGGGATCCGGGTGCATGAAACCGTTCCGGACAGCGTTCTGATGCGGGTCGACTCCCTGGTTCTGGTGGACCTCACCCCGGAGGCGCTCCAAACGCGGTTGATGGAAGGGAATGTCTATCCTCCGGAAAAAGTGCAGGAAGCGCTCGACAACTTCTTTACCAAGTCCAACCTCACGGCGCTCCGGGAACTGGCCATGAGACAGGTGGCGGAAACCGCCCGGTTCCGGATGATGATCCGGGGAAGGGGCGGGATCCTCCTCGTCGGTGTCTCGGATCGTCTGGAGGACGGCGCCCTGATCCGGCGGGGGGCAACCCTCTCGGAGAGACTTGGACTGTCCATGGTTGTTCTCTCCGTCACGTCTTTGCACACGGTTCCCCGATGGAGAAACGAGCTTGAAAGCCTGACCCGGACGCTTTCGGGAACCTTTTCCGAGGAATCCTCCGATCGCTGGGAAGAGTTTTTTGTCGAGCGATGCCGCTCTCTCCGTCCCGGACTCGTCCTTCTCGGCCAGTCCGCCTGGAGGCCCGGCATGGAGTCTACCGCGGAAAAAATCGCCCGAAACCTGACCGACACCCCTCTCCTGATCATTCCCTTGAACATTCGCGAACACCGGAAGGAAGTTTTCAGATGA
- a CDS encoding NAD(P)-dependent oxidoreductase, translated as MSGHAAEKSPYKDAVWIGTGNMGLPMAKNLLRSGIHLSVHNRTPQRLAPLLTAGAHAIADLPGSLSRTPLVFTMLADDAAVKETVTKEGGLLDSLPEGGVHVSMGTLSPGFVEGLSKSHAERGQILVSAPVFGRPDRAEAGTLTIVSAGPQKTLESLLPLLEQMGSPVFCVGEDPSLANHIKVLGNFTLAGLLETLAESLSLARRVGVSPEQLVEILDTALYRSPVFKNYGQLMARENFEPAGFRMRLGLKDVRLVQKEADRVDVALPLADLLHAGFLAGIHRGMDDWDWSALGRVRAEDAGAAGRR; from the coding sequence ATGAGCGGACACGCCGCCGAAAAAAGTCCATACAAAGACGCTGTCTGGATCGGAACCGGAAACATGGGACTCCCCATGGCGAAAAACCTTCTCCGGTCCGGCATCCACCTCAGCGTCCACAACCGGACGCCCCAACGCCTTGCCCCTCTTCTGACGGCAGGAGCACACGCGATTGCCGATCTGCCCGGCAGTCTGTCCAGGACCCCTCTGGTTTTTACGATGCTGGCGGACGATGCGGCCGTCAAAGAGACAGTCACGAAAGAGGGAGGACTTCTGGACAGCTTGCCTGAGGGGGGAGTGCACGTGTCGATGGGAACCCTCAGCCCCGGTTTCGTCGAGGGCCTGTCAAAAAGCCATGCGGAAAGGGGGCAGATCCTTGTCAGCGCACCGGTCTTCGGCCGACCCGACAGGGCCGAGGCCGGAACCCTGACGATTGTCTCCGCGGGACCTCAAAAAACGCTGGAGAGCCTTCTCCCGCTTCTGGAGCAGATGGGATCGCCGGTGTTCTGCGTGGGAGAGGATCCTTCCCTGGCCAATCATATCAAGGTCCTCGGGAACTTTACCCTGGCAGGACTTTTGGAAACCCTTGCCGAAAGTCTTTCTCTCGCCCGAAGGGTCGGCGTTTCCCCCGAACAGCTGGTGGAGATTCTCGACACCGCGCTCTACCGCTCTCCGGTTTTCAAAAACTACGGTCAGCTCATGGCCCGGGAGAACTTTGAGCCGGCGGGCTTTCGGATGCGCCTGGGACTGAAGGATGTGCGACTGGTCCAAAAAGAAGCGGACCGGGTGGACGTGGCCCTGCCGCTCGCGGACCTTCTCCATGCCGGATTTCTGGCGGGGATCCACCGGGGAATGGACGATTGGGACTGGTCGGCTCTGGGACGGGTCCGGGCCGAGGATGCGGGCGCGGCCGGGAGAAGGTAA
- a CDS encoding peroxiredoxin: MRRLTRFNRTVRALFFLILVFPLCFVLFQDRSPAASPVPETGVLAPSFSGTDQNGAVHRLSDYRGKWLVLYFFPKADTPGCTTEACSFRDSLLKLKALGARVVGVSMDDRSDQKHFARKYHLPFPLLADPTGTIARAYGAAGGFLNLDHRYTFLINPSGVLVKRYLDVDPDHHARQIRDDLRALGAKETTS, encoded by the coding sequence ATGCGTCGACTGACTCGTTTCAACCGGACCGTCCGGGCTCTCTTTTTCCTGATCCTTGTCTTCCCCCTCTGTTTCGTTCTCTTTCAGGACCGTTCCCCTGCCGCTTCCCCGGTGCCCGAGACAGGGGTCCTGGCGCCGTCCTTTTCCGGCACGGACCAGAACGGGGCTGTTCACCGTCTCTCCGACTATCGGGGGAAATGGCTGGTCCTCTATTTTTTCCCGAAGGCGGACACGCCCGGCTGCACCACGGAAGCCTGCAGCTTTCGGGACAGTCTGCTGAAACTGAAAGCCCTCGGTGCCCGGGTTGTCGGGGTCAGCATGGACGACCGGAGTGACCAGAAGCATTTCGCCCGCAAATATCACCTTCCCTTCCCCCTTCTGGCCGACCCGACCGGGACCATCGCCCGTGCCTACGGAGCGGCGGGCGGATTTCTGAACCTCGATCATCGCTATACCTTTCTGATCAACCCGTCGGGGGTTCTTGTCAAACGCTACCTCGATGTCGATCCGGATCACCACGCCCGGCAAATACGGGATGACCTGAGAGCGCTCGGCGCAAAGGAGACGACCTCATGA
- a CDS encoding Dyp-type peroxidase — MEQKNIQPALFSPSRPFGQTLSFSIQAGRKAEDLLDTISGCFDPDQDLIGLGEPLLRLFPRSVPGLSTFPSLSGTGFSIPATQEALWILVLGKDRTEVFDRTRVLTSVLEHVLALRDTMETFVYDGGKDLTGYIDGTENPPEEDRPAVALLDGDEGLAGSSFVAVQRWEHDLTHFRSRSSDEQDAIIGRHRTTNEEMPEAPPSAHIRRSARESFSPPATLFRRSMPWARGDRQGLEFIAFSRSLSAFDRILRRMAGLDDGIPDALFSFSRPVTGGYYWCPPMRNGRLDLSWLRPE; from the coding sequence ATGGAGCAAAAAAACATTCAGCCTGCGCTGTTTTCCCCGTCCCGCCCCTTCGGTCAGACCCTGTCTTTTTCCATTCAGGCCGGCCGGAAGGCGGAAGACCTCCTGGACACCATTTCCGGCTGTTTTGATCCCGACCAGGACCTGATAGGCCTCGGTGAACCCCTTCTTCGCCTTTTTCCTCGCAGCGTCCCGGGCCTGTCCACGTTCCCGTCCCTGTCCGGAACGGGCTTTTCCATTCCCGCAACCCAGGAAGCCCTCTGGATCCTTGTCCTGGGCAAGGACCGGACGGAAGTGTTCGACAGAACGCGGGTTCTCACCTCTGTGCTGGAACATGTTCTGGCTCTCCGGGACACGATGGAAACTTTTGTCTATGATGGCGGGAAGGATCTCACGGGATACATCGACGGGACAGAAAATCCTCCAGAGGAGGACCGTCCGGCCGTGGCACTTCTCGACGGGGACGAGGGGTTGGCTGGATCAAGCTTCGTGGCGGTGCAGCGGTGGGAGCACGACCTCACGCATTTTCGTTCCCGTTCTTCGGACGAGCAGGACGCCATCATCGGTCGACACCGAACGACCAATGAAGAAATGCCCGAGGCCCCGCCTTCTGCCCATATCCGCCGAAGCGCCCGGGAGAGCTTTTCCCCACCGGCAACACTGTTCCGCCGGTCGATGCCCTGGGCCCGGGGTGACCGTCAGGGGCTCGAGTTTATCGCTTTTTCCCGCTCCCTGTCGGCCTTTGACAGAATCCTCCGCCGCATGGCCGGCCTGGATGACGGAATTCCCGATGCCCTTTTTTCCTTCTCCCGTCCTGTGACCGGAGGATATTACTGGTGTCCCCCCATGCGGAACGGCCGGCTCGATCTCTCGTGGCTCCGGCCGGAATAG